From the Scatophagus argus isolate fScaArg1 chromosome 21, fScaArg1.pri, whole genome shotgun sequence genome, one window contains:
- the LOC124052841 gene encoding high choriolytic enzyme 1-like: MVPSVSLLLLLLGLSLAHPLMEEGSETDRDEDDAIDITTRILTSNNATNEILLEGDLLAPRTRNAMTCWSQNCLWGKASNGLVMIPFTMSGEFTSWEIQKINYAMQAFHSTTCIRFVPRQNEYDYISIENKAGCFSSLGRQGGRQVLSLNRQGCLYHGIIQHEINHALGFQHEQTRSDRDYYVRINWENIDPQMAYNFYKQDTNNLNTPYDYSSIMHYGRTAFSIQYGMDSITPIPDPNVQIGQRQGMSYWDVMRINLLYGC; encoded by the coding sequence ATGGTTCCCTctgtcagcctgctgctgctgctgctcggccTCTCTCTGGCACATCCTCTCATGGAGGAAGGAAGTGAAACAGATAGAGATGAAGATGACGCTATTGACATCACCACCAGGATTCTGACATCCAACAACGCCACCAATGAGATCCTACTGGAAGGAGACTTGTTAGCTCCCAGAACCAGAAATGCCATGACATGTTGGTCCCAGAACTGCTTGTGGGGGAAAGCATCCAACGGCCTGGTGATGATCCCCTTCACCATGAGCGGTGAGTTCACCAGCTGGGAGATTCAGAAGATCAACTATGCCATGCAGGCCTTCCACAGCACAACCTGCATCCGCTTTGTACCCCGTCAGAACGAGTATGACTACATTAGCATCGAGAACAAAGCTGGatgtttctcctctctgggcagacagggagggagacaggTCCTCTCTCTCAACAGGCAGGGCTGCCTCTACCATGGCATCATCCAGCACGAGATCAACCACGCTCTGGGCTTCCAGCACGAGCAGACCAGGAGCGACCGCGACTACTACGTCAGGATCAACTGGGAGAACATCGATCCACAGATGGCCTACAACTTCTACAAGCAGGATACTAACAACCTGAACACTCCGTATGACTATTCCTCCATCATGCACTACGGAAGAACAGCTTTCTCCATCCAGTATGGCATGGACTCCATCACCCCCATCCCTGACCCCAATGTTCAGATTGGCCAGAGGCAGGGCATGTCCTACTGGGACGTCATGAGGATCAACCTTCTCTATGGCTGCTGA
- the cabcoco1 gene encoding ciliary-associated calcium-binding coiled-coil protein 1 isoform X1, with amino-acid sequence MSGEAISREKRERPKEKDNKLEKEDCVFLQFDALPHQRIQELLGKTGDELQSELKESLGFRSYQSCMKEAALLDYYVCGFWWAKEANFTPIQTSFTMAVLHMLLDNIREKQMALVENVMEFAKALAAACCSSTSYQNSLLDREEATALISYVRNSLFQKYRLYELLFTTSREELLTGTERTVEVFSCPDDIPPLEEGISTHLYLQ; translated from the exons ATGTCCGGAGAAGCGATAAGTCGTGAAAAGAGAGAACGACCAAAAGAAAAGGATAACAAGCTGGAG AAAGAGGACTGTGTCTTCCTCCAATTCGACGCGTTGCCACACCAACGAATCCAAGAGCTGCTGGGAAAAACCGGAGATGAGCTTCAGTC GGAACTAAAGGAAAGCCTGGGTTTCAGGAGCTATCAGTCGTGTATGAAGGAAGCTGCCTTGCTGGATTACTATGTCTGTGGTTTTTGGTGGGCAAAGGAGGCCAACTTCACCCCCATACAGACCTCCTTCACCATGGCTGTGCTGCACATGCTGCTAGATAACATAAGAG AGAAACAGATGGCTTTAGTGGAGAATGTGATGGAGTTTGCTAAAGCCTTAGCTGCTGCCTGTTGCAGCTCTACTTCCTACCAAAATTCACTTCTAGACAGAGAAGAAGCTACAGCACTCATAAGTTACGTCAGAAACAG CCTGTTTCAGAAATACAGACTCTACGAGCTTCTCTTCACCACATCCAGAGAGGAACTCCTGACAGGCACGGAG AGGACTGTTGAAGTGTTCAGCTGTCCAGATGATATTCCTCCACTAGAAGAAGGCATTTCCACTCACCTGTACCTCCAGTAA
- the LOC124053022 gene encoding transmembrane protein 26-like, whose product MFLKFICAVVTRSLFILISLIGVWRVVWVKNNGLYWFLTILYLPLVMEMILTLRRGRGNDYKWFSPAIFLFLISIIPSVWILELHHQENKSNDAMCEKLDSTENIKSLFRLWRNSTNSSEPFVGLPLSSVCANDWILALHQILLILLIVGKWLLPAAGGLTRDQLSQLLLIFVGTAADILEFTSETLSDINDSSPVMVYIILVVWTWSMLQFPLHLSVMDASSDELSEPAPSLLSHLRTDIWSTVEALLLQDGPFLLVRLTVMIHFNVVHQMLIFFAIKNFLVVILSIYRLSVLICDKTS is encoded by the exons ATGTTCTTGAAGTTCATTTGTGCTGTGGTCACCAGGTCTTTGTTTATCCTCATCTCTCTGATAGGGGTATGGAGGGTGGTGTGGGTGAAGAACAATGGACTCTACTGGTTTCTTACCATCCTCTACCTGCCTCTCGTGATGGAGATGATCCTGACCCtgagaagagggaggggaaaTGATTACAAGTG gTTTTCTCCAGCAAtattcctcttcctcatcagtATTATCCCGTCAGTGTGGATCTTAGAGCTTCACCACCAGGAAAACAAATCCAATGATGCAATG TGTGAAAAGCTTGACTcaactgaaaatattaaaagtcTGTTCAGATTGTGGAGGAACTCAACCAATAGCAGTGAGCCATTTGTG GGGCTGCCCCTGTCTTCAGTGTGTGCCAATGACTGGATCTTGGCTTTACACCAGATCCTCCTCATTTTACTGATCGTAGGAAAGTGGCTGCTGCCGGCCGCTGGAGGACTGACCAGGGACCAGCTCTCACAGTTACTGCTCATCTTTGTAGGCACTGCTGCTGACATACTGGAGTTCACCTCAGAAACACTATCAGACATCAA TGATAGCAGTCCTGTCATGGTCTACATTATTCTGGTGGTGTGGACTTGGAGCATGCTGCAGTTTCCACTGCATCTGTCAG TAATGGATGCATCCTCAGATGAGCTCTCCGAACCTGCTCCCTCACTCCTGTCTCACCTCAGGACTGATATCTGGAGCACTGTGGAAGCTTTGTTGCTCCAGGATGGGCCTTTCCTGCTGGTCCGCCTCACTGTCATGATCCACTTCAATGTGGTACACCAGATGCTGATCTTCTTCGCCATTAAAAACTTTCTGGTTGTCATTCTTAGCATCTACCGGCTCTCTGTTCTCATCTGTGACAAGACCTCCTGA
- the LOC124052840 gene encoding zinc finger protein 883-like translates to MVKTAKMELLRALVSECLSAAAQEIFRIVERTMIEYEEEMSCSKWVVDNHHRLLDVAKSENEDSLQMSASDVNLQSDQQQPAASVNVSVSWEPDNTKTEQKEDCPSMTNTHPDFCPASENDQSDQEILVDIEDDDVKQECDLNMSWKIPRVKKPFNCPICLCGFSSKKTMVRHIKKHPEDKSSSYQCQFCDCHFCHKSEFIIHTRIHKGGKPYKCQDCDKSFDQRDSLLIHREKHAEEKPHQCHDEKVDEEIHLRAVTPATKIKEELDPTPDESSNGCKTFPLTITPYDKSEFDQESLQPLCLYQIQTVSDIDKDASAALSVDHIKTEPAEHDGGISDSTGDDQLHLSVNPGEQGEGETEPKHLNMKNILPRRPSRKATKLIVQFEAGTAQKPFKCPCCTKCFSLTKTLIRHIKIHTADKPYQCQFCGRNFCQKSDLVNHTRIHTGERPYQCQECHKSFAQKGNLVVHMRKHTGEKPYQCQQCSCRFGQKSALECHVQNHT, encoded by the exons ATGGTGAAGACAGCGAAGATGGAGCTGCTGAGGGCGCTCGTCAGTGAGTGTTTGTCAGCAGCTGCCCAGGAGATCTTCAGGATTGTTGAAAGAACCATGATAGAGTATGAAGAGGAAATGTCATGTTCAAAGTGGGTGGTGGACAACCACCACAGATTGCTGGATGTTGCCAAGTCAGAAAATGAAG ACTCTCTCCAGATGTCTGCCTCAGATGTGAATTTGCAGTCTGAtcaacagcagcctgcagccagTGTGAATGTCAGTGTATCCTGGGAACCAGATAACACCAAGACAGAGCAAAAAGAAGACTGTCCCAGCATGACAAACACTCATCCAGACTTCTGTCCAGCCAGTGAAAATGATCAAAGTGACCAGGAGATACTGGTTGATATTGAAGACGATGACGTGAAGCAGGAGTGTGACCTGAACATGTCTTGGAAAATTCCCAGAGTGAAGAAACCATTCAACTGTCCCATTTGCTTGTGTGGTTTTTCTTCCAAAAAGACAATGGTACGACACATTAAAAAGCATCCAGAGGACAAATCGTCATCATACCAGTGCCAGTTCTGTGACTGCCACTTCTGCCATAAATCTGAATTCATCATCCACACCAGGATACACAAAGGTGGTAAGCCATACAAGTGCCAAGATTGTGACAAGAGTTTTGACCAGAGGGACAGTCTGCTtatacacagagaaaaacatgctgAGGAGAAACCACATCAGTGTCATGATGAAAAAGTTGATGAAGAAATTCACCTCAGAGCAGTGACACCTGCCACTAAGATTAAAGAAGAACTGGACCCCACACCTGATGAATCTAGCAATGGCTGTAAGACATTTCCTTTGACTATCACCCCCTATGATAAAAGTGAATTTGATCAGGAGTCTCTGCAGCCCCTGTGTCTTTACCAGATCCAGACCGTCTCCGATATAGATAAAGatgcctcagctgcactttcagTCGATCACATTAAAACCGAGCCTGCTGAACACGATGGTGGCATATCAGACAGCACCGGAGATGATCAGTTGCACCTCTCAGTGAATCCAGGTGAACAGGGTGAAGGTGAGACAGAGcccaaacatttaaacatgaaaaatatcttGCCAAGAAGACCTTCAAGAAAAGCCACCAAGCTCATTGTACAGTTTGAGGCAGGAACTGCACAGAAACCCTTTAAGTGTCCTTGTTGCACCAAATGTTTTTCCTTGACTAAGACTTTAATAAGACACATAAAGATCCATACAGCAGACAAACCATATCAGTGCCAGTTTTGTGGGAGGAACTTCTGTCAGAAATCTGACCTGGTTAATCATACAAGGATACATACAGGAGAGAGACCGTATCAGTGCCAAGAATGTCACAAATCTTTTGCACAGAAAGGCAATCTGGTAGTTCACATGAGGAAACATACAGGAGAGAAACCGTATCAGTGCCAACAGTGCAGCTGTAGGTTTGGTCAGAAGTCAGCGTTAGAATGTCACGTGCAGAACCACACGTAG
- the LOC124053159 gene encoding high choriolytic enzyme 1-like: protein MVPSVSLLLLLLGLSLAHPLMEEGSETDRDEDDAIDITTRILTSNNATNEILLEGDLLAPRTRNAMTCWSQNCLWGKASNGLVMIPFTMSGEFTSWEIQKINYAMQAFHSTTCIRFVPRQNEYDYISIENKAGCFSSLGRQGGRQVLSLNRQGCLYHGIIQHEINHALGFQHEQTRSDRDYYVRINWENIDPQMAYNFYKQDTNNLNTPYDYSSIMHYGRTAFSIQYGMDSITPIPDPNVQIGQRQGMSYWDVMRINLLYGC, encoded by the coding sequence ATGGTTCCCTctgtcagcctgctgctgctgctgcttggcctCTCTCTGGCACATCCTCTCATGGAGGAAGGAAGTGAAACAGATAGGGATGAAGATGACGCTATTGACATCACCACCAGGATTCTGACATCCAACAACGCCACCAATGAGATCCTACTGGAAGGAGACTTGTTAGCTCCCAGAACCAGAAATGCCATGACATGTTGGTCCCAGAACTGCTTGTGGGGGAAAGCATCCAACGGCCTGGTGATGATCCCCTTCACCATGAGCGGTGAGTTCACCAGCTGGGAGATTCAGAAGATCAACTATGCCATGCAGGCCTTCCACAGCACAACCTGCATCCGCTTTGTACCCCGTCAGAACGAGTATGACTACATTAGCATCGAGAACAAAGCTGGatgtttctcctctctgggcagacagggagggagacaggTCCTCTCTCTCAACAGGCAGGGCTGCCTCTACCATGGCATCATCCAGCACGAGATCAACCACGCTCTGGGCTTCCAGCACGAGCAGACCAGGAGCGACCGCGACTACTACGTCAGGATCAACTGGGAGAACATCGATCCACAGATGGCCTACAACTTCTACAAGCAGGATACTAACAACCTGAACACTCCGTATGACTATTCCTCCATCATGCACTACGGAAGAACAGCTTTCTCCATCCAGTATGGCATGGACTCCATCACCCCCATCCCTGACCCCAATGTTCAGATTGGCCAGAGGCAGGGCATGTCCTACTGGGACGTCATGAGGATCAACCTTCTCTATGGCTGCTGA
- the cabcoco1 gene encoding ciliary-associated calcium-binding coiled-coil protein 1 isoform X2, with translation MSGEAISREKRERPKEKDNKLEKEDCVFLQFDALPHQRIQELLGKTGDELQSSYQSCMKEAALLDYYVCGFWWAKEANFTPIQTSFTMAVLHMLLDNIREKQMALVENVMEFAKALAAACCSSTSYQNSLLDREEATALISYVRNSLFQKYRLYELLFTTSREELLTGTERTVEVFSCPDDIPPLEEGISTHLYLQ, from the exons ATGTCCGGAGAAGCGATAAGTCGTGAAAAGAGAGAACGACCAAAAGAAAAGGATAACAAGCTGGAG AAAGAGGACTGTGTCTTCCTCCAATTCGACGCGTTGCCACACCAACGAATCCAAGAGCTGCTGGGAAAAACCGGAGATGAGCTTCAGTC GAGCTATCAGTCGTGTATGAAGGAAGCTGCCTTGCTGGATTACTATGTCTGTGGTTTTTGGTGGGCAAAGGAGGCCAACTTCACCCCCATACAGACCTCCTTCACCATGGCTGTGCTGCACATGCTGCTAGATAACATAAGAG AGAAACAGATGGCTTTAGTGGAGAATGTGATGGAGTTTGCTAAAGCCTTAGCTGCTGCCTGTTGCAGCTCTACTTCCTACCAAAATTCACTTCTAGACAGAGAAGAAGCTACAGCACTCATAAGTTACGTCAGAAACAG CCTGTTTCAGAAATACAGACTCTACGAGCTTCTCTTCACCACATCCAGAGAGGAACTCCTGACAGGCACGGAG AGGACTGTTGAAGTGTTCAGCTGTCCAGATGATATTCCTCCACTAGAAGAAGGCATTTCCACTCACCTGTACCTCCAGTAA